A stretch of Halichondria panicea chromosome 1, odHalPani1.1, whole genome shotgun sequence DNA encodes these proteins:
- the LOC135345713 gene encoding uncharacterized protein LOC135345713 isoform X4 produces MIKFLTMVRLAQVVFRMAPLLLTFGLCQEVRVVVGDESICRFFDDPSGLKRHFIHTLDGFTCDVIGTDNDCVEELRRRGVVTGDCGLLTSTYSKCLVNRTLIANECCHQGQQQNCSNVATSTQGTTGLTGTCTYISTAATSTVPNLNSTADIPDPPMKDDNDPYIPVYYVFGIIIALIIVVVAVVFSVWCYHKYKLKCVSPSVRDDPGGDNPPNQVGNPIVAIPMENRGAAGARGIDTDGRRQSSPSQEKSQDASQDGSQVPSTTDTKLSAKENELRRRKLPTEETRQEITKEDSDWLPTRTAAPFSEDSGKGCTSKSVMQPFPNTYKPPTVDSIVLDMSSPNVPTASQASDDGNSSYVPTPPKSSSLVRKQDLVTAHMSHLECKDGTQEKPSMSSVVQGYMQSLDQDDQEADAFVVQQKVKVGGDISSAVAHKQRSCFKSGDDETHGSVSGKGPLKKHKFPPAHFGNVGVAIICALTLATFVCHGRGYTSTTLHPSLAYKYRWFDRGTPWIRALADRLAYPQMFDLHNLGLAAYCGIFPMTLTTLSTLYNQCQRKTADPTVNDQTSSLAYNYQWLDRGTWIGAIAYPFIFGSPNLRLAVYCGIVLTTLALVIMATTLISLFDQYQPGPIRAPLAVKYCVSLAAIKSCRWTGIAPHVNIPPHLSLQIGAASAF; encoded by the exons ATGATTAAATTTTTGACAATGGTGAGACTTGCTCAAGTAGTATTTCGTATGGCACCATTGCTTCTGACATTTGGCCTGTGTCAAGAAG TCAGGGTTGTTGTTGGAGATGAATCGATCTGTCGCTTTTTTGATGATCCAAGTGGCTTAAAGAGGCATTTCATCCACACACTCGATGGATTCACATGCGATGTGATAGGAACTGACAACGACTGTGTGGAGGAACTCAGACGTAGAGGAGTGGTTACTGGTGATTGTGGACTTCTCACATCAACGTATTCAAAGTGTTTAGTGAATCGTACTCTAATAGCGAATGAGTGCTGTCATCAAGGACAGCAGCAAAACTGTTCAAATG TAGCAACCTCTACTCAAGGCACTACCGGACtgacaggtacatgtacat ACATTTCAACTGCTGCAACCTCAACTGTGCCCAATCTCAACAGTACAGCAG ATATCCCTGACCCACCCATGAAGGATGATAATG ACCCATACATTCCAGTATATTATGTTTTTGGAATCATCATCGCCCTTATCATCGTGGTGGTGGCGGTAGTATTCAGCGTCTGGTGTTATCATAAATATAAACTTAAATGTGTTTCTCCGTCAGTTCGTGATGATCCTGGTGGAGATAACCCACCTAATCAAG TAGGAAATCCAATTGTTGCGATTCCTATGGAAAATAGAGGCGCTGCCGGGGCCAGGGGTATTGACACTGACGGTCGTAGACAATCCAGTCCATCTCAGGAGAAGTCCCAGGACGCA TCTCAAGATGGATCGCAAGTACCGTCTACTACCGATACGAAACTATCTGCTAAAGAAAATGAATTGCGAAGACGCAAG CTTCCGACTGAGGAAACTAGACAGGAAATCACGAAAGAAG ACTCAGACTGGCTCCCTACTAGGACAGCTGCACCTTTCAGTGAAGATTCGGGCAAGGGTTGCACATCTAAATCTGTCATGCAGCCTTTCCCTAATACCTACAAGCCTCCTACTGTCGATTCAATCGTTCTA GACATGTCTTCCCCCAATGTACCGACTGCTTCTCAAGCTTCTGATGATGGAAACTCATCCTAcg tcCCTACACCGCCCAAGTCATCGTCCCTGGTTCGAAAGCAGGACCTCGTGACAGCACATATGAGCCACCTGG AATGTAAAGATGGTACCCAAGAGAAACCTTCGATGTCCTCTGTCGTACAAGGTTATATGCAGAGTTTGGATCAAG ATGACCAAGAGGCAGATGCATTTGTAGTGCAACAGAAGGTCAAGGTTGGAGGGGACATCTCAAGTGCTGTGGCTCACAAACAACGGAGCTGCTTTAAATCAGGAG ATGACGAGACTCATGGCTCTGTCTCTGGGAAGGGCCCGCTAAAGAAGCACAAGTTCCCACCAGCTCACTTTGgaaatgtgggtgtggctatcATATGTGCACTGACCCTGGCTACATTTGTGTGTCATGGAAGGGGCTACACTTCTACTACTCTCCATCCCTCTTTAG CTTATAAGTACCGATGGTTTGATAGAGGCACACCCTGGATTAGAGCTCTTGCAGACAGACTGGCATACCCCCAGATGTTTGACCTCCATAATCTAGGACTAGCTGCATACTGTGGTATCTTCCCGATGACCTTAACTACGTTGAGTACCCTGTACAACCAATGTCAACGTAAGACTGCCGACCCAACTGTGAACGATCAAACCTCTTCTCTAG CTTATAATTACCAATGGCTTGATAGAGGCACCTGGATCGGAGCTATTGCGTACCCATTCATCTTTGGTTCCCCTAATCTACGACTAGCCGTATACTGTGGAATCGTACTGACGACATTGGCCCTCGTCATCATGGCAACAACACTCATCTCTCTGTTTGACCAATATCAGCCTGGGCCCATCCGTGCTCCTTTAGCTGTAAAGTATTGTGTTTCTCTGG CTGCTATAAAGTCCTGCAGATGGACTGGCATAGCACCTCATGTGAACATCCCTCCCCACCTCTCATTGCAGATTGGAGCAGCATCAGCATTTTAA
- the LOC135345713 gene encoding uncharacterized protein LOC135345713 isoform X3 — translation MIKFLTMVRLAQVVFRMAPLLLTFGLCQEVRVVVGDESICRFFDDPSGLKRHFIHTLDGFTCDVIGTDNDCVEELRRRGVVTGDCGLLTSTYSKCLVNRTLIANECCHQGQQQNCSNVATSTQGTTGLTGTCTYISTAATSTVPNLNSTADIPDPPMKDDNDPYIPVYYVFGIIIALIIVVVAVVFSVWCYHKYKLKCVSPSVRDDPGGDNPPNQGNPIVAIPMENRGAAGARGIDTDGRRQSSPSQEKSQDASQDGSQVPSTTDTKLSAKENELRRRKLPTEETRQEITKEDSDWLPTRTAAPFSEDSGKGCTSKSVMQPFPNTYKPPTVDSIVLDMSSPNVPTASQASDDGNSSYVPTPPKSSSLVRKQDLVTAHMSHLECKDGTQEKPSMSSVVQGYMQSLDQDDQEADAFVVQQKVKVGGDISSAVAHKQRSCFKSGGTDDETHGSVSGKGPLKKHKFPPAHFGNVGVAIICALTLATFVCHGRGYTSTTLHPSLAYKYRWFDRGTPWIRALADRLAYPQMFDLHNLGLAAYCGIFPMTLTTLSTLYNQCQRKTADPTVNDQTSSLAYNYQWLDRGTWIGAIAYPFIFGSPNLRLAVYCGIVLTTLALVIMATTLISLFDQYQPGPIRAPLAVKYCVSLAAIKSCRWTGIAPHVNIPPHLSLQIGAASAF, via the exons ATGATTAAATTTTTGACAATGGTGAGACTTGCTCAAGTAGTATTTCGTATGGCACCATTGCTTCTGACATTTGGCCTGTGTCAAGAAG TCAGGGTTGTTGTTGGAGATGAATCGATCTGTCGCTTTTTTGATGATCCAAGTGGCTTAAAGAGGCATTTCATCCACACACTCGATGGATTCACATGCGATGTGATAGGAACTGACAACGACTGTGTGGAGGAACTCAGACGTAGAGGAGTGGTTACTGGTGATTGTGGACTTCTCACATCAACGTATTCAAAGTGTTTAGTGAATCGTACTCTAATAGCGAATGAGTGCTGTCATCAAGGACAGCAGCAAAACTGTTCAAATG TAGCAACCTCTACTCAAGGCACTACCGGACtgacaggtacatgtacat ACATTTCAACTGCTGCAACCTCAACTGTGCCCAATCTCAACAGTACAGCAG ATATCCCTGACCCACCCATGAAGGATGATAATG ACCCATACATTCCAGTATATTATGTTTTTGGAATCATCATCGCCCTTATCATCGTGGTGGTGGCGGTAGTATTCAGCGTCTGGTGTTATCATAAATATAAACTTAAATGTGTTTCTCCGTCAGTTCGTGATGATCCTGGTGGAGATAACCCACCTAATCAAG GAAATCCAATTGTTGCGATTCCTATGGAAAATAGAGGCGCTGCCGGGGCCAGGGGTATTGACACTGACGGTCGTAGACAATCCAGTCCATCTCAGGAGAAGTCCCAGGACGCA TCTCAAGATGGATCGCAAGTACCGTCTACTACCGATACGAAACTATCTGCTAAAGAAAATGAATTGCGAAGACGCAAG CTTCCGACTGAGGAAACTAGACAGGAAATCACGAAAGAAG ACTCAGACTGGCTCCCTACTAGGACAGCTGCACCTTTCAGTGAAGATTCGGGCAAGGGTTGCACATCTAAATCTGTCATGCAGCCTTTCCCTAATACCTACAAGCCTCCTACTGTCGATTCAATCGTTCTA GACATGTCTTCCCCCAATGTACCGACTGCTTCTCAAGCTTCTGATGATGGAAACTCATCCTAcg tcCCTACACCGCCCAAGTCATCGTCCCTGGTTCGAAAGCAGGACCTCGTGACAGCACATATGAGCCACCTGG AATGTAAAGATGGTACCCAAGAGAAACCTTCGATGTCCTCTGTCGTACAAGGTTATATGCAGAGTTTGGATCAAG ATGACCAAGAGGCAGATGCATTTGTAGTGCAACAGAAGGTCAAGGTTGGAGGGGACATCTCAAGTGCTGTGGCTCACAAACAACGGAGCTGCTTTAAATCAGGAGGTACAG ATGACGAGACTCATGGCTCTGTCTCTGGGAAGGGCCCGCTAAAGAAGCACAAGTTCCCACCAGCTCACTTTGgaaatgtgggtgtggctatcATATGTGCACTGACCCTGGCTACATTTGTGTGTCATGGAAGGGGCTACACTTCTACTACTCTCCATCCCTCTTTAG CTTATAAGTACCGATGGTTTGATAGAGGCACACCCTGGATTAGAGCTCTTGCAGACAGACTGGCATACCCCCAGATGTTTGACCTCCATAATCTAGGACTAGCTGCATACTGTGGTATCTTCCCGATGACCTTAACTACGTTGAGTACCCTGTACAACCAATGTCAACGTAAGACTGCCGACCCAACTGTGAACGATCAAACCTCTTCTCTAG CTTATAATTACCAATGGCTTGATAGAGGCACCTGGATCGGAGCTATTGCGTACCCATTCATCTTTGGTTCCCCTAATCTACGACTAGCCGTATACTGTGGAATCGTACTGACGACATTGGCCCTCGTCATCATGGCAACAACACTCATCTCTCTGTTTGACCAATATCAGCCTGGGCCCATCCGTGCTCCTTTAGCTGTAAAGTATTGTGTTTCTCTGG CTGCTATAAAGTCCTGCAGATGGACTGGCATAGCACCTCATGTGAACATCCCTCCCCACCTCTCATTGCAGATTGGAGCAGCATCAGCATTTTAA
- the LOC135345713 gene encoding uncharacterized protein LOC135345713 isoform X10 produces MYLTIETNNCDITSKRPCATKLINSGFLQETCSPLIDGITYKCLISTDYIYLVCCILHKEGIRETISNSCTPIATSTQGTTGLTGTCTYISTAATSTVPNLNSTADIPDPPMKDDNDPYIPVYYVFGIIIALIIVVVAVVFSVWCYHKYKLKCVSPSVRDDPGGDNPPNQVGNPIVAIPMENRGAAGARGIDTDGRRQSSPSQEKSQDASQDGSQVPSTTDTKLSAKENELRRRKLPTEETRQEITKEDSDWLPTRTAAPFSEDSGKGCTSKSVMQPFPNTYKPPTVDSIVLDMSSPNVPTASQASDDGNSSYVPTPPKSSSLVRKQDLVTAHMSHLECKDGTQEKPSMSSVVQGYMQSLDQDDQEADAFVVQQKVKVGGDISSAVAHKQRSCFKSGGTDDETHGSVSGKGPLKKHKFPPAHFGNVGVAIICALTLATFVCHGRGYTSTTLHPSLAYKYRWFDRGTPWIRALADRLAYPQMFDLHNLGLAAYCGIFPMTLTTLSTLYNQCQRKTADPTVNDQTSSLAYNYQWLDRGTWIGAIAYPFIFGSPNLRLAVYCGIVLTTLALVIMATTLISLFDQYQPGPIRAPLAVKYCVSLAAIKSCRWTGIAPHVNIPPHLSLQIGAASAF; encoded by the exons atgtaccttacaATTGAAACAAACAATTGTGACATAACCTCAAAGAGACCCTGTGCCACTAAACTCATAAACTCTGGATTTCTCCAAGAAACCTGCTCTCCTTTAATTGATGGAATCACCTATAAATGCTTAATTAGCACCGACTACATTTATCTTGTCTGCTGTATATTGCATAAAGAGGGTATTCGCGAAACAATCTCTAACTCCTGCACTCCAA TAGCAACCTCTACTCAAGGCACTACCGGACtgacaggtacatgtacat ACATTTCAACTGCTGCAACCTCAACTGTGCCCAATCTCAACAGTACAGCAG ATATCCCTGACCCACCCATGAAGGATGATAATG ACCCATACATTCCAGTATATTATGTTTTTGGAATCATCATCGCCCTTATCATCGTGGTGGTGGCGGTAGTATTCAGCGTCTGGTGTTATCATAAATATAAACTTAAATGTGTTTCTCCGTCAGTTCGTGATGATCCTGGTGGAGATAACCCACCTAATCAAG TAGGAAATCCAATTGTTGCGATTCCTATGGAAAATAGAGGCGCTGCCGGGGCCAGGGGTATTGACACTGACGGTCGTAGACAATCCAGTCCATCTCAGGAGAAGTCCCAGGACGCA TCTCAAGATGGATCGCAAGTACCGTCTACTACCGATACGAAACTATCTGCTAAAGAAAATGAATTGCGAAGACGCAAG CTTCCGACTGAGGAAACTAGACAGGAAATCACGAAAGAAG ACTCAGACTGGCTCCCTACTAGGACAGCTGCACCTTTCAGTGAAGATTCGGGCAAGGGTTGCACATCTAAATCTGTCATGCAGCCTTTCCCTAATACCTACAAGCCTCCTACTGTCGATTCAATCGTTCTA GACATGTCTTCCCCCAATGTACCGACTGCTTCTCAAGCTTCTGATGATGGAAACTCATCCTAcg tcCCTACACCGCCCAAGTCATCGTCCCTGGTTCGAAAGCAGGACCTCGTGACAGCACATATGAGCCACCTGG AATGTAAAGATGGTACCCAAGAGAAACCTTCGATGTCCTCTGTCGTACAAGGTTATATGCAGAGTTTGGATCAAG ATGACCAAGAGGCAGATGCATTTGTAGTGCAACAGAAGGTCAAGGTTGGAGGGGACATCTCAAGTGCTGTGGCTCACAAACAACGGAGCTGCTTTAAATCAGGAGGTACAG ATGACGAGACTCATGGCTCTGTCTCTGGGAAGGGCCCGCTAAAGAAGCACAAGTTCCCACCAGCTCACTTTGgaaatgtgggtgtggctatcATATGTGCACTGACCCTGGCTACATTTGTGTGTCATGGAAGGGGCTACACTTCTACTACTCTCCATCCCTCTTTAG CTTATAAGTACCGATGGTTTGATAGAGGCACACCCTGGATTAGAGCTCTTGCAGACAGACTGGCATACCCCCAGATGTTTGACCTCCATAATCTAGGACTAGCTGCATACTGTGGTATCTTCCCGATGACCTTAACTACGTTGAGTACCCTGTACAACCAATGTCAACGTAAGACTGCCGACCCAACTGTGAACGATCAAACCTCTTCTCTAG CTTATAATTACCAATGGCTTGATAGAGGCACCTGGATCGGAGCTATTGCGTACCCATTCATCTTTGGTTCCCCTAATCTACGACTAGCCGTATACTGTGGAATCGTACTGACGACATTGGCCCTCGTCATCATGGCAACAACACTCATCTCTCTGTTTGACCAATATCAGCCTGGGCCCATCCGTGCTCCTTTAGCTGTAAAGTATTGTGTTTCTCTGG CTGCTATAAAGTCCTGCAGATGGACTGGCATAGCACCTCATGTGAACATCCCTCCCCACCTCTCATTGCAGATTGGAGCAGCATCAGCATTTTAA
- the LOC135345713 gene encoding uncharacterized protein LOC135345713 isoform X19, producing the protein MSAVIKDSSKTVQMGIRETISNSCTPTTSTQGTTGLTGTCTYISTAATSTVPNLNSTADIPDPPMKDDNDPYIPVYYVFGIIIALIIVVVAVVFSVWCYHKYKLKCVSPSVRDDPGGDNPPNQVGNPIVAIPMENRGAAGARGIDTDGRRQSSPSQEKSQDASQDGSQVPSTTDTKLSAKENELRRRKLPTEETRQEITKEDSDWLPTRTAAPFSEDSGKGCTSKSVMQPFPNTYKPPTVDSIVLDMSSPNVPTASQASDDGNSSYVPTPPKSSSLVRKQDLVTAHMSHLECKDGTQEKPSMSSVVQGYMQSLDQDDQEADAFVVQQKVKVGGDISSAVAHKQRSCFKSGGTDDETHGSVSGKGPLKKHKFPPAHFGNVGVAIICALTLATFVCHGRGYTSTTLHPSLAYKYRWFDRGTPWIRALADRLAYPQMFDLHNLGLAAYCGIFPMTLTTLSTLYNQCQRKTADPTVNDQTSSLAYNYQWLDRGTWIGAIAYPFIFGSPNLRLAVYCGIVLTTLALVIMATTLISLFDQYQPGPIRAPLAVKYCVSLAAIKSCRWTGIAPHVNIPPHLSLQIGAASAF; encoded by the exons ATGAGTGCTGTCATCAAGGACAGCAGCAAAACTGTTCAAATG GGTATTCGCGAAACAATCTCTAACTCCTGCACTCCAA CAACCTCTACTCAAGGCACTACCGGACtgacaggtacatgtacat ACATTTCAACTGCTGCAACCTCAACTGTGCCCAATCTCAACAGTACAGCAG ATATCCCTGACCCACCCATGAAGGATGATAATG ACCCATACATTCCAGTATATTATGTTTTTGGAATCATCATCGCCCTTATCATCGTGGTGGTGGCGGTAGTATTCAGCGTCTGGTGTTATCATAAATATAAACTTAAATGTGTTTCTCCGTCAGTTCGTGATGATCCTGGTGGAGATAACCCACCTAATCAAG TAGGAAATCCAATTGTTGCGATTCCTATGGAAAATAGAGGCGCTGCCGGGGCCAGGGGTATTGACACTGACGGTCGTAGACAATCCAGTCCATCTCAGGAGAAGTCCCAGGACGCA TCTCAAGATGGATCGCAAGTACCGTCTACTACCGATACGAAACTATCTGCTAAAGAAAATGAATTGCGAAGACGCAAG CTTCCGACTGAGGAAACTAGACAGGAAATCACGAAAGAAG ACTCAGACTGGCTCCCTACTAGGACAGCTGCACCTTTCAGTGAAGATTCGGGCAAGGGTTGCACATCTAAATCTGTCATGCAGCCTTTCCCTAATACCTACAAGCCTCCTACTGTCGATTCAATCGTTCTA GACATGTCTTCCCCCAATGTACCGACTGCTTCTCAAGCTTCTGATGATGGAAACTCATCCTAcg tcCCTACACCGCCCAAGTCATCGTCCCTGGTTCGAAAGCAGGACCTCGTGACAGCACATATGAGCCACCTGG AATGTAAAGATGGTACCCAAGAGAAACCTTCGATGTCCTCTGTCGTACAAGGTTATATGCAGAGTTTGGATCAAG ATGACCAAGAGGCAGATGCATTTGTAGTGCAACAGAAGGTCAAGGTTGGAGGGGACATCTCAAGTGCTGTGGCTCACAAACAACGGAGCTGCTTTAAATCAGGAGGTACAG ATGACGAGACTCATGGCTCTGTCTCTGGGAAGGGCCCGCTAAAGAAGCACAAGTTCCCACCAGCTCACTTTGgaaatgtgggtgtggctatcATATGTGCACTGACCCTGGCTACATTTGTGTGTCATGGAAGGGGCTACACTTCTACTACTCTCCATCCCTCTTTAG CTTATAAGTACCGATGGTTTGATAGAGGCACACCCTGGATTAGAGCTCTTGCAGACAGACTGGCATACCCCCAGATGTTTGACCTCCATAATCTAGGACTAGCTGCATACTGTGGTATCTTCCCGATGACCTTAACTACGTTGAGTACCCTGTACAACCAATGTCAACGTAAGACTGCCGACCCAACTGTGAACGATCAAACCTCTTCTCTAG CTTATAATTACCAATGGCTTGATAGAGGCACCTGGATCGGAGCTATTGCGTACCCATTCATCTTTGGTTCCCCTAATCTACGACTAGCCGTATACTGTGGAATCGTACTGACGACATTGGCCCTCGTCATCATGGCAACAACACTCATCTCTCTGTTTGACCAATATCAGCCTGGGCCCATCCGTGCTCCTTTAGCTGTAAAGTATTGTGTTTCTCTGG CTGCTATAAAGTCCTGCAGATGGACTGGCATAGCACCTCATGTGAACATCCCTCCCCACCTCTCATTGCAGATTGGAGCAGCATCAGCATTTTAA
- the LOC135345713 gene encoding uncharacterized protein LOC135345713 isoform X2: protein MIKFLTMVRLAQVVFRMAPLLLTFGLCQEVRVVVGDESICRFFDDPSGLKRHFIHTLDGFTCDVIGTDNDCVEELRRRGVVTGDCGLLTSTYSKCLVNRTLIANECCHQGQQQNCSNATSTQGTTGLTGTCTYISTAATSTVPNLNSTADIPDPPMKDDNDPYIPVYYVFGIIIALIIVVVAVVFSVWCYHKYKLKCVSPSVRDDPGGDNPPNQVGNPIVAIPMENRGAAGARGIDTDGRRQSSPSQEKSQDASQDGSQVPSTTDTKLSAKENELRRRKLPTEETRQEITKEDSDWLPTRTAAPFSEDSGKGCTSKSVMQPFPNTYKPPTVDSIVLDMSSPNVPTASQASDDGNSSYVPTPPKSSSLVRKQDLVTAHMSHLECKDGTQEKPSMSSVVQGYMQSLDQDDQEADAFVVQQKVKVGGDISSAVAHKQRSCFKSGGTDDETHGSVSGKGPLKKHKFPPAHFGNVGVAIICALTLATFVCHGRGYTSTTLHPSLAYKYRWFDRGTPWIRALADRLAYPQMFDLHNLGLAAYCGIFPMTLTTLSTLYNQCQRKTADPTVNDQTSSLAYNYQWLDRGTWIGAIAYPFIFGSPNLRLAVYCGIVLTTLALVIMATTLISLFDQYQPGPIRAPLAVKYCVSLAAIKSCRWTGIAPHVNIPPHLSLQIGAASAF, encoded by the exons ATGATTAAATTTTTGACAATGGTGAGACTTGCTCAAGTAGTATTTCGTATGGCACCATTGCTTCTGACATTTGGCCTGTGTCAAGAAG TCAGGGTTGTTGTTGGAGATGAATCGATCTGTCGCTTTTTTGATGATCCAAGTGGCTTAAAGAGGCATTTCATCCACACACTCGATGGATTCACATGCGATGTGATAGGAACTGACAACGACTGTGTGGAGGAACTCAGACGTAGAGGAGTGGTTACTGGTGATTGTGGACTTCTCACATCAACGTATTCAAAGTGTTTAGTGAATCGTACTCTAATAGCGAATGAGTGCTGTCATCAAGGACAGCAGCAAAACTGTTCAAATG CAACCTCTACTCAAGGCACTACCGGACtgacaggtacatgtacat ACATTTCAACTGCTGCAACCTCAACTGTGCCCAATCTCAACAGTACAGCAG ATATCCCTGACCCACCCATGAAGGATGATAATG ACCCATACATTCCAGTATATTATGTTTTTGGAATCATCATCGCCCTTATCATCGTGGTGGTGGCGGTAGTATTCAGCGTCTGGTGTTATCATAAATATAAACTTAAATGTGTTTCTCCGTCAGTTCGTGATGATCCTGGTGGAGATAACCCACCTAATCAAG TAGGAAATCCAATTGTTGCGATTCCTATGGAAAATAGAGGCGCTGCCGGGGCCAGGGGTATTGACACTGACGGTCGTAGACAATCCAGTCCATCTCAGGAGAAGTCCCAGGACGCA TCTCAAGATGGATCGCAAGTACCGTCTACTACCGATACGAAACTATCTGCTAAAGAAAATGAATTGCGAAGACGCAAG CTTCCGACTGAGGAAACTAGACAGGAAATCACGAAAGAAG ACTCAGACTGGCTCCCTACTAGGACAGCTGCACCTTTCAGTGAAGATTCGGGCAAGGGTTGCACATCTAAATCTGTCATGCAGCCTTTCCCTAATACCTACAAGCCTCCTACTGTCGATTCAATCGTTCTA GACATGTCTTCCCCCAATGTACCGACTGCTTCTCAAGCTTCTGATGATGGAAACTCATCCTAcg tcCCTACACCGCCCAAGTCATCGTCCCTGGTTCGAAAGCAGGACCTCGTGACAGCACATATGAGCCACCTGG AATGTAAAGATGGTACCCAAGAGAAACCTTCGATGTCCTCTGTCGTACAAGGTTATATGCAGAGTTTGGATCAAG ATGACCAAGAGGCAGATGCATTTGTAGTGCAACAGAAGGTCAAGGTTGGAGGGGACATCTCAAGTGCTGTGGCTCACAAACAACGGAGCTGCTTTAAATCAGGAGGTACAG ATGACGAGACTCATGGCTCTGTCTCTGGGAAGGGCCCGCTAAAGAAGCACAAGTTCCCACCAGCTCACTTTGgaaatgtgggtgtggctatcATATGTGCACTGACCCTGGCTACATTTGTGTGTCATGGAAGGGGCTACACTTCTACTACTCTCCATCCCTCTTTAG CTTATAAGTACCGATGGTTTGATAGAGGCACACCCTGGATTAGAGCTCTTGCAGACAGACTGGCATACCCCCAGATGTTTGACCTCCATAATCTAGGACTAGCTGCATACTGTGGTATCTTCCCGATGACCTTAACTACGTTGAGTACCCTGTACAACCAATGTCAACGTAAGACTGCCGACCCAACTGTGAACGATCAAACCTCTTCTCTAG CTTATAATTACCAATGGCTTGATAGAGGCACCTGGATCGGAGCTATTGCGTACCCATTCATCTTTGGTTCCCCTAATCTACGACTAGCCGTATACTGTGGAATCGTACTGACGACATTGGCCCTCGTCATCATGGCAACAACACTCATCTCTCTGTTTGACCAATATCAGCCTGGGCCCATCCGTGCTCCTTTAGCTGTAAAGTATTGTGTTTCTCTGG CTGCTATAAAGTCCTGCAGATGGACTGGCATAGCACCTCATGTGAACATCCCTCCCCACCTCTCATTGCAGATTGGAGCAGCATCAGCATTTTAA